One stretch of Roseimicrobium sp. ORNL1 DNA includes these proteins:
- a CDS encoding citrate synthase: MALVSKGLEGVVAAETRLGEVKGAEGILFYCGYDINELAGHVSYEEVVYLLFHQHLPNRTELDALTTALRAERELPQGVIDFLTSAPKSAKPIDVMRTAVSMLGCYDTLRHDLNMGEHRATAIKLVSQIGIIAAYFHRARHGLSLPPVRKDLSEAAHFLYLMSGEVPSKEAEQTLDVAYVLHAEHGFNASTFTARVVASTLSDMYSSISAAIGALKGPLHGGANEGVIHMLEEIGSPDAVDAWVADALAQKKKIMGIGHRVYKVLDPRAPHLQKMAIKLTEQLGEPKWIQMSERIATIMREQKGLNANVDFYSATVYHSLGIPTDLFTPIFAISRMSGWTAHVLEQWSDNRLFRPLSEYVGKAYGQKVVPVDER, encoded by the coding sequence ATGGCACTGGTCAGCAAAGGACTCGAAGGCGTGGTGGCAGCGGAAACGCGCCTCGGTGAAGTAAAAGGCGCAGAAGGCATTCTCTTCTACTGCGGCTACGACATCAATGAACTGGCCGGCCACGTGAGCTATGAGGAAGTGGTCTACCTGCTCTTCCACCAGCACCTGCCGAATCGCACCGAACTGGACGCCCTGACCACTGCCCTGCGCGCCGAGCGTGAACTGCCCCAGGGTGTCATCGACTTCCTCACCAGCGCTCCGAAGAGTGCCAAGCCCATCGACGTTATGCGCACGGCGGTCTCGATGCTCGGCTGTTACGACACCCTGCGTCACGACCTGAACATGGGAGAGCACCGGGCCACGGCCATCAAGCTCGTCTCCCAGATCGGTATCATTGCCGCCTATTTCCATCGCGCCCGCCACGGCCTGAGCCTGCCCCCGGTGCGCAAGGATCTGAGCGAAGCCGCCCACTTCCTGTACCTCATGAGCGGTGAGGTCCCGAGCAAGGAAGCCGAACAGACGCTGGATGTGGCCTATGTGCTGCATGCCGAGCACGGCTTTAATGCCAGCACCTTCACCGCCCGCGTCGTCGCCAGCACCCTGAGCGACATGTATTCGTCCATCAGCGCCGCCATCGGCGCGCTCAAGGGACCGCTGCACGGCGGCGCCAACGAAGGCGTCATCCACATGCTTGAGGAAATCGGCAGCCCGGACGCGGTGGACGCCTGGGTCGCTGACGCGCTCGCACAGAAGAAGAAGATCATGGGCATCGGCCACCGCGTGTACAAGGTGCTCGACCCCCGTGCGCCTCACCTGCAGAAGATGGCCATCAAGCTCACGGAGCAGCTTGGCGAGCCGAAGTGGATCCAGATGTCCGAGCGCATCGCCACCATCATGCGCGAGCAGAAGGGCCTGAATGCGAACGTGGACTTCTACAGCGCCACCGTCTACCACAGCCTCGGAATTCCGACGGACCTCTTCACCCCCATCTTCGCCATCTCCCGCATGAGCGGCTGGACTGCCCATGTGCTGGAGCAGTGGAGCGACAACCGCCTCTTCCGCCCGCTTTCCGAATACGTCGGCAAGGCGTACGGCCAGAAGGTGGTGCCGGTGGATGAACGGTAG